The Drosophila teissieri strain GT53w chromosome X, Prin_Dtei_1.1, whole genome shotgun sequence genome has a segment encoding these proteins:
- the LOC122623118 gene encoding nuclear nucleic acid-binding protein C1D, producing MAQGNQPVDEGLPCNAYLDTSLQEDENMQRILKTFYSSIEVLEADMEKALALQAARTLSTNEQIKLDSYLVYLKSTLFWIYLKLQGLDVSKHGVMHDLSRTKELLARDKEINDALAAPRLDMKAAKRFIAAGTHTRFVDMDGVMVTEKQYNKSLQETTKE from the exons ATGGCTCAAGGAAATCAACCTGTCGATGAAGGATTACCCTGCAACGCTTACTTGGACACCAGCCTTCAGGAGGACGAGAATATGCAACGCATCCTGAAAACCTTCTACAGTAGCATCGAAGTTCTGGAAGCCGACATGGAGAAGGCACTGGCGCTACAGGCAGCACGCACATTGTCGACAAAtgagcaaattaaattggatAGTTACCTGGTGTATTTGAAGAGCACATTGTTTTGGATATACCTGAAACTGCAAGGTCTAGATGTCTCGAAG CATGGTGTGATGCACGATTTGAGTCGTACGAAGGAACTACTTGCCCGCGATAAGGAAATAAACGATGCTCTGGCGGCGCCAAGACTGGATATGAAGGCTGCCAAGCGTTTCATCGCAGCAGGAACCCACACGCGATTTGTGGATATGGACGGCGTTATGGTCACGgaaaaacaatataataaaAGCCTACAAGAGACGACCAAAGAATAA
- the LOC122623693 gene encoding protein tramtrack, beta isoform translates to MSGATQEFCVRWNSHLGSIGAAFPQLLAGQRFVDVTLACEGQQVHCHRLVLAACSTYFEAILAEHPCKHPVIILPREIKLWEIQALVDFMYKGEVNVTQAGLGQLLRCAEQLQIRGLYGSEAPINYKKLQQASLEAAKDPAASTPRSFKHVDSTETDDAATNSTTSTITTSSAPPLAVNQQQPTVLKRHNSDVRQPQQQQQQQQRPQINGSNAQQPSKATSANVLGSHSNAPTEDDSGDEVPNNWNAYGDQFEDCNLSAQAVDNKMNVQLSLQQARMQMQLQQQQYLDSNVEDDHNYVAAHDENNDSSFAAGVPCGSGLSVSLDTDLDTSANTSGGLSHSSIDGYTSYKRVRRSEASLAQAAKCVSKGETFQTVSNMFNIPVSTIRFYMARKGILPKRKRGRGASHAGNIIITTNSGKLSTVPASITHPQAHPPHIHPNPNALPLPHTQSQQMSLDSLHLKAGITNTSGSNSPATATATSMSPSFDMATTGDIVPFHLHSDAAAFKLNDQKLHMI, encoded by the exons ATGAGCGGCGCTACCCAGGAATTTTGTGTACGCTGGAACAGCCATTTGGGCAGCATTGGAGCTGCGTTTCCGCAGCTGCTTGCGGGCCAGAGATTCGTGGACGTAACACTGGCCTGCGAGGGCCAACAGGTGCACTGTCATCGTCTGGTTTTGGCCGCCTGTTCCACCTACTTTGAGGCGATACTGGCGGAGCATCCCTGCAAGCATCCGGTTATCATACTACCCAGGGAGATCAAGCTATGGGAAATCCAGGCGCTCGTGGACTTCATGTACAAGGGAGAGGTCAATGTCACGCAAGCCGGTCTTGGCCAGTTGCTTCGCTGTGCCGAACAACTGCAGATTCGCGGGCTATACGGCTCCGAGGCACCGATAAACTACAAGAAACTCCAGCAGGCGAGTCTGGAGGCTGCCAAGGATCCAGCTGCATCCACACCGCGAAGCTTCAAGCATGTGGACAGCACGGAGACGGACGATGCAGCTACTAATTCAACCACCTCAACGATAACCACCTCCTCCGCTCCACCGCTAGCGGTTAACCAGCAGCAACCCACAGTATTGAAGCGCCACAATTCGGATGTTCgtcagccacagcagcagcaacagcagcagcagcgacctCAGATAAACGGCAGTAATGCTCAACAGCCATCTAAGGCCACCTCTGCGAACGTTTTGGGCAGCCACTCAAATGCCCCGACCGAGGACGACTCCGGCGATGAGGTGCCGAACAATTGGAATGCCTACGGGGATCAATTCGAGGATTGCAATCTATCTGCGCAAGCCGTTGACAACAAAATGAATGTCCAACTATCCCTGCAGCAGGCGAG GATGCAAATgcagcttcagcagcagcaatactTGGATTCAAATGTTGAGGACGATCACAACTATGTAGCCGCTCATGATGAAAACAATGACAGCAGTTTTGCTGCAGGAGTGCCGTGCGGATCCGGGCTATCCGTCAGCCTTGACACAGATCTCGATACATCGGCCAATACTTCCGGAGGACTGAGCCATAGCTCGATCGATGGCTATACCTCATATAAGCGCGTCCGACGTTCGGAAGCATCTCTAGCACAAGCGGCCAAATGTGTTTCGAAGGGCGAGACATTCCAAACAGTCAGCAATATGTTCAATATTCCTGTCTCAACCATTCGTTTCTATATGGCGCGAAAAGGAATTCTTCCGAAGCGGAAGCGTGGACGTGGTGCTTCCCATGCCGGAAACATAATAATCACAACAAACTCAGGAAAACTCTCAACCGTCCCTGCGAGCATAACTCATCCCCAAGCCCATCCGCCGCATATtcatcccaatcccaatgccCTTCCTCTTCCTCACACGCAGTCTCAGCAAATGTCCTTGGACAGCCTACATCTAAAGGCGGGCATCACAAATACCAGTGGCAGCAATAGTCCAGCAACTGCTACGGCAACGTCTATGTCACCATCATTTGATATGGCCACAACAGGTGATATCGTGCCTTTTCACCTCCATAGCGATGCGGCGGCATTCAAACTCAACGATCAAAAGCTGCACATGATCTAA
- the LOC122623183 gene encoding stromal interaction molecule homolog isoform X2 has product MRKNTIWNYSLIFFCCVLKSISTLDHGPHTVSVDSNRYNTQHQYKQNPNVASRHASHESGQSLHNSQSEHVTHIAASHAGSGGEHSTHLAQNLHRSSYNLLSEAMSQAVSNEFSSMGSGSADGACAADDFDCYSGSVQDRFGMEAIASLHRQLDDDDNGNIDLSESDDFLREELKYDSGYEKRQKAFHFNDDMHISVKELWEAWLRSEVHNWTIEQTTDWLAQSVQLPQYVDLFKLHKVTGAALPRLAVNNLQYVGNVLGIKDPIHKQKISLKAMDVVLFGPPRETGTRWKDYILVTLLLSAIIGCWYAYQQNKNAKRHLRRMAQDMEGLQRAEQSLQEMQKELERARMEQENVATEKLDLERRLKEAPTLSSSNSDLEVQQLKKEIEMLRNELSRAEFELVDNCWSPPPQLQSWLQYTYELESKNHQKKRTSAEKQLQSAREACEKLRKKRSSLVGAFVSTHGKSIDDVDRSIVEARNALGDVTNELQERLHRWKQIETCLGLNIVNNNGLPYLENVLYGRNGGLQSSMGMSSTKGSRTRITNSTEDLDDESIQGFGIP; this is encoded by the exons ATGCGAAAGAATACCATTTGGAACTACTCTCTCATATTCTTCTGCTGTGTGCTGAAGAGCATAAGTACGCTAGATCATGGCCCGCACACAGTATCCGTCGATTCGAATCGATACAACACACAGCATCAGTATAAGCAAAATCCCAATGTTGCCTCACGTCACGCATCCCACGAATCTGGTCAGAGTTTACACAATTCACAGTCGGAACATGTCACCCATATCGCCGCATCGCACGCCGGAAGCGGCGGAGAGCACTCCACTCATCTGGCGCAAAATCTGCACAGGAGCTCATATAACCTTCTGAGCGAGGCCATGTCCCAGGCGGTCAGCAATGAATTTA GTTCTATGGGAAGTGGTTCAGCGGATGGAGCGTGTGCTGCGGATGATTTTGATTGCTACAGTGGAAGTGTTCAGGATCGCTTCGGCATGGAGGCTATTGCAAGCTTGCATCGCCAGCTGGATGATGACGACAATGGAAATATCGATCTGAGCGAGTCCGATGAC TTTTTGCGGGAGGAATTGAAGTACGACTCGGGCTATGAAAAGCGGCAGAAAGCGTTTCACTTCAATGACGATATGCATATATCGGTCAAAGAACTTTGGGAGGCTTGGCTGAGATCGGAGGTGCACAATTGGACCATCGAACAGACCACTGATTGGTTGGCGCAGTCCGTTCAGCTGCCCCAATACGTTGATCTTTTCAAATTACACAAGGTTACCGGAGCTGCTTTGCCGAG ATTGGCTGTGAATAATCTTCAGTATGTGGGCAATGTACTTGGCATCAAGGACCCTATACACAAAcagaaaatttcattaaaggCAATGGATGTGGTTCTGTTTGGGCCACCGCGAG AAACTGGTACCCGCTGGAAGGACTACATACTGGTGACATTGTTGCTAAGTGCTATTATTGGATGTTGGTACGCCTaccagcaaaataaaaatgccaaacgtCATCTTCGTCGAATGGCCCAGGATATGGAGGGATTGCAAAGGGCTGAGCAAAGTCTACAGGAGATGCAGAAG GAACTAGAACGAGCCAGAATGGAACAGGAAAATGTGGCAACAGAAAAACTAGATTTGGAGCGGCGTCTTAAAGAAGCCCCCACTCTCAGTTCATCAAACTCGGATTTGGAAGTTCAGCAGCTGAAAAAAGAAATCGAGATGCTGCGCAACGAATTGTCTCGTGCCGAATTCGAACTAGTGGACAACTGCTGGTCACCACCGCCACAACTGCAATCATGGCtccaatatacatatgaacTAGAAAGTAAGAATCATCAGAAGAAGCGCACATCGGCTGAGAAACAGCTACAGTCAGCCAGAGAGGCTTGTGAGAAATTGCGTAAGAAACGTTCAAGTTTGGTGGGTGCGTTCGTTTCCACGCATGGAAAGAGTATTGATGATGTGGATCGATCCATTGTTGAGGCACGAAATGCACTTGGAGATGTAACAAACGAGCTGCAAGAACGACTGCATCGCTGGAAGCAAATCGAGACGTGCCTTGGCTTAAACATTGTTAATAACAATGGACTGCCCTATTTGGAGAATGTTCTGTATGGCCGAAATGGGGGCTTACAAAGTTCCATGGGCATGAGTTCAACCAAGGGGTCTAGAA CACGTATTACCAACAGCACCGAAGACCTGGATGATGAGTCCATACAAG GTTTTGGAATTCCATAA
- the LOC122623183 gene encoding stromal interaction molecule homolog isoform X1 → MRKNTIWNYSLIFFCCVLKSISTLDHGPHTVSVDSNRYNTQHQYKQNPNVASRHASHESGQSLHNSQSEHVTHIAASHAGSGGEHSTHLAQNLHRSSYNLLSEAMSQAVSNEFSSMGSGSADGACAADDFDCYSGSVQDRFGMEAIASLHRQLDDDDNGNIDLSESDDFLREELKYDSGYEKRQKAFHFNDDMHISVKELWEAWLRSEVHNWTIEQTTDWLAQSVQLPQYVDLFKLHKVTGAALPRLAVNNLQYVGNVLGIKDPIHKQKISLKAMDVVLFGPPRETGTRWKDYILVTLLLSAIIGCWYAYQQNKNAKRHLRRMAQDMEGLQRAEQSLQEMQKELERARMEQENVATEKLDLERRLKEAPTLSSSNSDLEVQQLKKEIEMLRNELSRAEFELVDNCWSPPPQLQSWLQYTYELESKNHQKKRTSAEKQLQSAREACEKLRKKRSSLVGAFVSTHGKSIDDVDRSIVEARNALGDVTNELQERLHRWKQIETCLGLNIVNNNGLPYLENVLYGRNGGLQSSMGMSSTKGSRTRITNSTEDLDDESIQGKLNFENFSLLATE, encoded by the exons ATGCGAAAGAATACCATTTGGAACTACTCTCTCATATTCTTCTGCTGTGTGCTGAAGAGCATAAGTACGCTAGATCATGGCCCGCACACAGTATCCGTCGATTCGAATCGATACAACACACAGCATCAGTATAAGCAAAATCCCAATGTTGCCTCACGTCACGCATCCCACGAATCTGGTCAGAGTTTACACAATTCACAGTCGGAACATGTCACCCATATCGCCGCATCGCACGCCGGAAGCGGCGGAGAGCACTCCACTCATCTGGCGCAAAATCTGCACAGGAGCTCATATAACCTTCTGAGCGAGGCCATGTCCCAGGCGGTCAGCAATGAATTTA GTTCTATGGGAAGTGGTTCAGCGGATGGAGCGTGTGCTGCGGATGATTTTGATTGCTACAGTGGAAGTGTTCAGGATCGCTTCGGCATGGAGGCTATTGCAAGCTTGCATCGCCAGCTGGATGATGACGACAATGGAAATATCGATCTGAGCGAGTCCGATGAC TTTTTGCGGGAGGAATTGAAGTACGACTCGGGCTATGAAAAGCGGCAGAAAGCGTTTCACTTCAATGACGATATGCATATATCGGTCAAAGAACTTTGGGAGGCTTGGCTGAGATCGGAGGTGCACAATTGGACCATCGAACAGACCACTGATTGGTTGGCGCAGTCCGTTCAGCTGCCCCAATACGTTGATCTTTTCAAATTACACAAGGTTACCGGAGCTGCTTTGCCGAG ATTGGCTGTGAATAATCTTCAGTATGTGGGCAATGTACTTGGCATCAAGGACCCTATACACAAAcagaaaatttcattaaaggCAATGGATGTGGTTCTGTTTGGGCCACCGCGAG AAACTGGTACCCGCTGGAAGGACTACATACTGGTGACATTGTTGCTAAGTGCTATTATTGGATGTTGGTACGCCTaccagcaaaataaaaatgccaaacgtCATCTTCGTCGAATGGCCCAGGATATGGAGGGATTGCAAAGGGCTGAGCAAAGTCTACAGGAGATGCAGAAG GAACTAGAACGAGCCAGAATGGAACAGGAAAATGTGGCAACAGAAAAACTAGATTTGGAGCGGCGTCTTAAAGAAGCCCCCACTCTCAGTTCATCAAACTCGGATTTGGAAGTTCAGCAGCTGAAAAAAGAAATCGAGATGCTGCGCAACGAATTGTCTCGTGCCGAATTCGAACTAGTGGACAACTGCTGGTCACCACCGCCACAACTGCAATCATGGCtccaatatacatatgaacTAGAAAGTAAGAATCATCAGAAGAAGCGCACATCGGCTGAGAAACAGCTACAGTCAGCCAGAGAGGCTTGTGAGAAATTGCGTAAGAAACGTTCAAGTTTGGTGGGTGCGTTCGTTTCCACGCATGGAAAGAGTATTGATGATGTGGATCGATCCATTGTTGAGGCACGAAATGCACTTGGAGATGTAACAAACGAGCTGCAAGAACGACTGCATCGCTGGAAGCAAATCGAGACGTGCCTTGGCTTAAACATTGTTAATAACAATGGACTGCCCTATTTGGAGAATGTTCTGTATGGCCGAAATGGGGGCTTACAAAGTTCCATGGGCATGAGTTCAACCAAGGGGTCTAGAA CACGTATTACCAACAGCACCGAAGACCTGGATGATGAGTCCATACAAGGTAAGCTGAATTTTGAGAACTTTTCGCTGCTTGCCACGGAATAA
- the LOC122623183 gene encoding stromal interaction molecule homolog isoform X3, translating to MRKNTIWNYSLIFFCCVLKSISTLDHGPHTVSVDSNRYNTQHQYKQNPNVASRHASHESGQSLHNSQSEHVTHIAASHAGSGGEHSTHLAQNLHRSSYNLLSEAMSQAVSNEFSSI from the exons ATGCGAAAGAATACCATTTGGAACTACTCTCTCATATTCTTCTGCTGTGTGCTGAAGAGCATAAGTACGCTAGATCATGGCCCGCACACAGTATCCGTCGATTCGAATCGATACAACACACAGCATCAGTATAAGCAAAATCCCAATGTTGCCTCACGTCACGCATCCCACGAATCTGGTCAGAGTTTACACAATTCACAGTCGGAACATGTCACCCATATCGCCGCATCGCACGCCGGAAGCGGCGGAGAGCACTCCACTCATCTGGCGCAAAATCTGCACAGGAGCTCATATAACCTTCTGAGCGAGGCCATGTCCCAGGCGGTCAGCAATGAATTTA GTAGTATATAG